The genome window CGGCAAGAATAAGCGTATAAAGTGGCCATGTTAAGCGGTGGTGAGCCTCGGCCAGTAACTCTCCTGAGCGTTTAGGGTCCATACGTGCCTCGCTAAATAATTCGCCTATAAAGTATTCCTCAGGCTTGCGGGTGCGCGAGCTCACCTCGGTGGCGTAGAAACTTAAATCTACTGCATATTCATCAAACTTTAGGAAAGAAAAGCGCCCCGAACGCATCTCTTGGCGATTGCCATTATAAAGCAAAAAGCGCGGACCCGATTCGGTTTTTTCAATCCGCCCGCGTTGCGCCATCATGGTGACAGGTTGGTCTTGAATGCGGTTATCATGCACCAACAATCCCTCCAGCGCGCCGCTATTATGACGTTTCCGTACAAACACGGTCAGACCTTTAATCGGCGTGTTAAACACTTCCTCTTGCAATAGAAGTGAGGCGTAATTATCGCGCAAGAAGGTCTGCATATCTTTAAATTTATGGTAGGTGAGCGGCATCAGCCAAAGCGAAATCATATAAGCAATTAACGTCGCCGAACCGGCCACCATAAAGACGGGTTTTGAGAGCTGCCAGCGCGATTGTCCAGCCGCGCGCAACACCACCAGCTCCGAGTCTAGCATCAGGCGATGATAGATAAACAAGACCGCTACAAACACGGCAAAAGGCAAAATCACAAAGAGCAGCGATGGTACCATGAGTCCGGTCAGTTGTAAGAAAGTAAGTGAGGAGACGCCGCGATTCACGATATAATCCACAAAGCGCAACGCTTGGGTCAGCCACACAATCGCCGTCAAACTAAAGGCGATAATCAATAGCGCCGTAGCGAGTTGTGTGCCGATATAACGATTAAGCTGCGAAATCATATTCTCACTTTAGCCGATCTTTTGCGCCAATGCATAGAGGCTAATGCCCGTGGCGACCGAGACATTCAGACTTTCCATCTGACTGTGGATCGAAAGCTTAGCCAATAAATCACATTTCTCCGCGACCAGACGGCGTAATCCGCTGCCTTCTGCGCCCATGACGAGAACGGTTTTGGGATCTAAATTTAATTGATCGATGGTTTGTTTCGCGTCGCCATCCATGCCCACACTCCAATAGCCAGCATTTTGCAACTCTTTCAACGCGCGGGTGAGGTTGGTGACAGCGACTAAAGGAATCAACTCCAGCGCCCCTGCTGCAGTTTTAGCAATCGTCGCATTCTCGCGTGGTGCATGTTTATCCTGCACAATGATACCGCCCACATCAAACGCCGCAGCAGAGCGCAGTATCGCGCCAATATTATGCGGGTCGCTTACCTGATCAAGCATGAGAAGGCGTTTGCCTGTCTCTGCCAGTTCCATTAGGTGGGGCTGTGGTAATGCCTGAACTTCCAGCGCCACGCCTTGATGCACGCTGAAATCTGGCAGCAGTTTATCTAACCAGTCTCCGTCAACGGTATGCGTATAGATTGCCTCCGGCACTTTCAGTTTCTCAGAGGCATTGCCAGTTGCGTAAAGTTTGCGCTTTACGCGTTGAGGGTTATTGAGGGCTGCTTGCACAGCATGGATGCCAAAAATAAAATAATGACCAGAGGTAAGGGTAGCTTTCATGGAGCTTTCTATAACAGGAAATTGCATAAATGCATATCTTCCCTTGCGGACAGGTCAATGACACGCTAAATAGCAGTTTCAAGCGCTCATTGTGGAGGGGTGGCTGAGCGGTCAAAAGCAACGGACTGTAACTCCGTCGGAGTATTCCTACGCAGGTTCGAATCCTGCCCCCTCCACCAATTTTTCCTAAGCCCTTGATTTATATATAAGCTATTGTAAAATAGCAGGTTCTTTCTTTCGTTTGGTACAAACATCTGGTACAGAGAGAGGATGAAAGAATTGTCTGGAAAGCAGTATCTTCAGCGGCGTGGGGACACATGGCATTTTCGCTATGCAGTCCCTGAAGAGCTGCGACCCTCTCTGGAGAAGAGAGAGTTGCGTTTAAGCCTTGGCACGAAAGATTTAGATGTTGCCAAGCAGAAAAGAAATCTGGAGGTCTGTAAGGCCGAGCAACTTTTCAGTGATACGCGCAAAGAATCAGCAGTAGCGAAGAAACTAGCTCATAAACAAGAAGCAGCGATAGCTTCAATGTTGGATATTCAGCGCTCTGTTCTTTTGTGGTTTACCGAAAAGGCTAAAAAGAATGGCAGCGAAGATAGCGAGAAATACTTCTCGATAGATGACCAGACTCGCCATGAGTATATTGATAACCTGCGAGATGGGCTTTCCATCTACAGCCACAGCACAGAAGGCGCGGTGAACGAGAGGGAGGCATGGGCAGCCAAAGTAGCCGACAAGATTATTGTTCGTCACAGCTTCTATTTACCGCATGAGCACAAACACTA of Rickettsiales bacterium contains these proteins:
- a CDS encoding LptF/LptG family permease; the encoded protein is MISQLNRYIGTQLATALLIIAFSLTAIVWLTQALRFVDYIVNRGVSSLTFLQLTGLMVPSLLFVILPFAVFVAVLFIYHRLMLDSELVVLRAAGQSRWQLSKPVFMVAGSATLIAYMISLWLMPLTYHKFKDMQTFLRDNYASLLLQEEVFNTPIKGLTVFVRKRHNSGALEGLLVHDNRIQDQPVTMMAQRGRIEKTESGPRFLLYNGNRQEMRSGRFSFLKFDEYAVDLSFYATEVSSRTRKPEEYFIGELFSEARMDPKRSGELLAEAHHRLTWPLYTLILAGFAFATLLRGEFNRRGQNRRIAVISVSAIVIVATALGMQSLISKHSEFIPILYLNLLAWAGFIIWQLRDTNFSQIPTFNQTEGSSA
- the rlmB gene encoding 23S rRNA (guanosine(2251)-2'-O)-methyltransferase RlmB, with translation MKATLTSGHYFIFGIHAVQAALNNPQRVKRKLYATGNASEKLKVPEAIYTHTVDGDWLDKLLPDFSVHQGVALEVQALPQPHLMELAETGKRLLMLDQVSDPHNIGAILRSAAAFDVGGIIVQDKHAPRENATIAKTAAGALELIPLVAVTNLTRALKELQNAGYWSVGMDGDAKQTIDQLNLDPKTVLVMGAEGSGLRRLVAEKCDLLAKLSIHSQMESLNVSVATGISLYALAQKIG